The DNA region CCGGCGAGCGTTGCGAGGATCGCCTTCATGAACGAGCCGAGATCGTCGGGGTGGCGGGCCGTGATGATGTGACCGTCGACTACGGTCTCTTCATCGACCCACTCGGCCCCGGCGTTGCGGCAGTCGTCGATGATGCTGAAAAAGCTCGTGCAACGTCGCCCGCGTAGCGCGTCGGCCGTGCAAAGCATCCATGGGCCGTGGCAGATGCCGGCCATCGGAATTCTCGCCTTCTGGGCATCTCGGACGAGGCGAACGAGGTGCTCGTCACGTCGCATGTGGTCGGGTGAAGATCCGCCGGGAATGACGATCAGGTCGAAATCGCCCGCTTGTGCATTCGCCGAGGCCAAGTCACCTTTCTGGACCGTCCCGTACTTGCCCTTGTAGTCCGAGTCGGTGTTCGGGGCGACGACCACCACCTCATGACCCGCCTCGGCCAGACGTAGCCGCGGGTAATGCAACTCGTTGTCCTCAAACGTTTTCTCGAGCAGGATTGAGACCTTTGCCATGACAGCCGGAGCCTACCGACTGCAGGTGTGAACGGGGAGGATCAAATTCGCAAGTGATTGCAAGCAAAAAATCCAGATTTTGCACGTTGGCGAAACGACGCCTGCCGAGAATACTCCAGTGGTCGGCAAACCGATCCCGGCAAACAACGCGAAAAGAGCCGAAAACGGCTCATTGACACAAAACGA from Planctomycetota bacterium includes:
- a CDS encoding type 1 glutamine amidotransferase domain-containing protein, whose amino-acid sequence is MAKVSILLEKTFEDNELHYPRLRLAEAGHEVVVVAPNTDSDYKGKYGTVQKGDLASANAQAGDFDLIVIPGGSSPDHMRRDEHLVRLVRDAQKARIPMAGICHGPWMLCTADALRGRRCTSFFSIIDDCRNAGAEWVDEETVVDGHIITARHPDDLGSFMKAILATLAGEQAHSVKGSPKAPDWVR